A window from Drosophila nasuta strain 15112-1781.00 chromosome 3, ASM2355853v1, whole genome shotgun sequence encodes these proteins:
- the LOC132794280 gene encoding plectin isoform X10, whose product MAGVQRKLVHKQFNSPMGLYSQENVKATLNRELKAFGADGIEIDEQITKPLNLANSAVLRAVEEEEQQVKCGDFQPLSRQSRSRRRGDAVEQSPHHALHQNLLDQIKTQYLSHQHDVTIDRDTVLRINRMSTRRHLHKRDHSWPPVEPESPLEHGSELAIIQGSITPSPTHSIEALREKFNSPTRIVELSPREVRNQRQQLEGKISKSSSNLIKPKSETSLLDQEQPQTAQLKGFSAPETKAADADIGLVAPKCEYYEQLTQQRPSTPSTLKPNTAPYRPRLKRQSYSLDRGRARKRAVALSGAAATELPPPKPRNGGGGGATASAPSTPRVQRRSIKLATELRICYDGDSEEEQQPKATASYDIDLETLPLPALPSTSRGKAATAATATATSLPRKVSAVIDSLALKQQQQLALALATASAPRQVSDVGHRIPVAVAVSAEPATAAAHSGQLEARVQQMYDDACSYLQQDQHQQDITSNMTPSPANQDETPATYVSATSGIKLQRQESIRKPAAIPTPPPLPPPPMRAKRSEEQKARRQGVVYSDSSTQAQQHEAHLEIAQLEAKYAHIQQSITEHLRQIDAYMENAKTALQRSVQATPTPSTPPPERPKTPIQPLSEPWDMFASRQSPILATENPLQAILRQIYCRAAGIQLQPPKEQEPIETVETVALPEENVPIVERALEDLHKIALALDSDEQALHVLQVEHKTTPTAVQAEHVIIVEDEQEPEEEDEEDAADKDCSLDYRHVSDVIANYEQLSAASEIATKQHETQLSTGKERTVKDEARNQFRKLAEAVEVQARKEREAKEWVQKKMVRKQQWEEKVKELKEKEEEEKEQQLKREKELREQELQERKEKEQKEQAKKEKELKEQEQRAIEQLEKKEQQLKEKELKQQELKKLVELMERQLKEQQQKEEQVKAQQLKEEQQVKEQQLREQQLKEKEVREQQLKVQQLKQEELKEQQLKEQKLKEEQQLREQQTKEKEPQQDAVETSSCSHETTSIHDVSNGTWCSVCNECRDSPHGWGKLTKADQWRFDNLQNESLPNYKSTYEVRSPYVSRQISWEETQQAQPEQQPEQQPKQQLQRQRSEIEIITTPAAITASLAPDTREWQLSRSPSPSPLRKYPAPLIDTAQRCSSPFGLNPVQSRALTPTPTPIPLEAKYTHVPQLEGHNIGLLVRTATEPLQLSMSASSSMLAATPPATPRCTSQPPPFEFLMQHGLGPQNDFKSIAADHSEEQTQSTRDFSINRSFDNVSPRPYIGIEGYKRVAWPPASEERIVREFTPQPQQSPAPGSGGYYQQQHQQQHQQQPTAAAAAAPSASSLNAAPAQPQQLQPQLQQQQQQLPYSQDQTDQQQSYRGASPGIITLRKEAPVSQKPAPVYTSQPAAVSYQGGGKLRGDLKWPPPEYKEAAVRENEERRLLALGPVCRPRRVNRDYTTFFAKNQLNCTYPSYKVPPGTQHMFA is encoded by the exons ATGGCTGGCGTACAACGTAAACTTGTGCACAAGCAATTCAATTCACCCATGGGCCTGTACTCCCAGGAGAACGTAAAGGCCACGCTGAATCGAGAGCTGAAGGCCTTTGGGGCCGACGG GATCGAAATCGACGAACAAATCACAAAACCATTGAACTTGGCCAACTCGGCTGTTCTGCGTGCCGTTGAGGAGGAGGAACAACAAGTCAAATGCG GCGACTTTCAGCCACTGTCCAGGCAAAGTCGCAGCCGTCGTAGGGGTGATGCAGTGGAACAATCGCCACATCATGCACTGCATCAGAATCTGCTGGATCAGATCAAGACACAGTATCTGAGTCATCAGCACGATGTGACCATCGATCGGGACACTGTGCTGCGCATCAATCGCATGTCCACGCGACGTCATCTGCACAAGCGCGATCACAGCTGGCCGCCAGTGGAGCCAGAGTCGCCGTTGGAGCACGGATCAGAGCTGGCTATAATTCAGGGCAGCATAACGCCATCGCCAACGCACAGCATTGAAGCGTTGCGCGAGAAGTTCAACAGTCCCACTAGGATTGTGGAGCTGTCGCCGCGAGAGGTGAGAAACCAGCGACAGCAGCTGGAGGGAAAAatcagcaagagcagcagcaacttaaTCAAGCCTAAGAGTGAAACCTCTTTGCTGGACCAGGAGCAGCCTCAAACAGCGCAATTGAAAGGTTTCTCTGCACCCGAAACCAAGGCAGCGGATGCAGACATTGGTTTGGTGGCACCCAAATGCGAATACTACGAGCAGCTGACCCAACAGCGTCCCAGCACGCCCAGCACCTTGAAGCCCAACACAGCACCGTATCGTCCCAGGCTGAAGCGTCAATCGTATTCGCTGGATCGGGGAAGAGCACGGAAACGAGCTGTTGCCTTGAGCggagcagcagccacagagCTGCCACCGCCGAAGCCACGCaatggaggaggaggaggagcaacagCCAGCGCTCCCAGCACTCCGCGTGTGCAGCGACGCAGCATCAAACTAGCCACCGAGTTGCGCATCTGCtacgacggcgacagcgaggAGGAGCAACAGCCCAAGGCCACTGCCAGCTATGACATCGATTTGGAGACATTGCCGCTGCCAGCGTTGCCATCAACAAGCCGCGGAAAAGCAGccacagctgcaacagcaacagcaaccagctTGCCAAGAAAGGTCTCTGCGGTAATTGACAGCCTGGCacttaagcagcagcagcagctggcccTCGCACTGGCCACCGCAAGTGCTCCACGGCAGGTCAGCGATGTTGGGCATCGCAtaccagttgcagttgcagtcagCGCTGAGCCAGCGACGGCGGCAGCTCATTCCGGGCAACTCGAGGCGCGAGTGCAGCAAATGTACGACGACGCCTGCAGCTATTTGCAGCAGGATCAGCATCAGCAGGATATAACAAGCAACATGACGCCATCGCCAGCTAACCAGGATGAGACACCAGCCACCTATGTGAGCGCCACGAGCGGCATCAAGCTACAGCGCCAAGAGAGCATAAGAAAGCCAGCGGCAATTCCCACGCCACCGCCTTTGCCACCGCCTCCAATGCGTGCCAAGCGCAGCGAGGAACAGAAGGCACGTCGTCAGGGCGTTGTCTACAGCGACAGCTCAACTCAGGCCCAGCAGCATGAGGCACATCTGGAGATTGCCCAGCTGGAGGCCAAGTATGCGCACATACAGCAGTCCATCACTGAGCATCTGCGTCAGATTGATGCGTACATGGAGAATGCCAAGACTGCGCTGCAGCGCAGTGTTCAAGCCACGCCTACACCCAGCACACCGCCCCCAGAGAGACCCAAGACACCCATTCAACCGCTATCCGAACCCTGGGATATGTTCGCCTCACGTCAATCGCCAATACTCGCCACGGAGAATCCTTTGCAGGCCATACTCAGGCAAATCTATTGCCGGGCCGCGGGCATTCAACTGCAGCCGCCCAAGGAGCAGGAGCCCATCGAGACAGTCGAGACGGTGGCACTGCCCGAGGAGAACGTGCCGATTGTGGAGCGTGCTCTCGAGGACCTGCACAAGATTGCCTTGGCACTGGACAGCGATGAGCAGGCGTTGCACGTACTGCAAGTGGAGCACAAGACAACGCCCACAGCGGTCCAAGCAGAGCACGTAATCATTGTGGAGGACGAGCAAGAGCCAGAAGAGGAGGACGAGGAGGATGCGGCAGACAAGGATTGCAGCTTGGACTACAGACATGTGTCCGACGTAATTGCCAACTATGAACAGCTGTCGGCGGCGAGTGAAATTGCCACGAAACAACATGAAACACAGCTGTCGACGGGCAAGGAAAGAACTGTTAAGGATGAGGCCAGAAATCAATTTAGGAAATTAGCTGAAGCGGTGGAGGTGCAGGCTAGAAAGGAGCGGGAGGCCAAGGAATGGGTGCAGAAGAAAATGGTGCGAAAGCAGCAGTGGGAAGAGAAGGTGAAGGAGCTCAAGGAgaaagaggaggaggaaaaaGAGCAACAGTTAAAGAGGGAAAAAGAGCTGAGGGAGCAGGAGCTACAGGAACGGAAAGAAAAGGAACAGAAAGAGCAAGCGAAGAAGGAGAAAGAGCTGAAGGAGCAAGAGCAGCGGGCAATAGAACAGCTGGAAAagaaggagcagcagctgaaagagaaagagctaAAGCAACAGGAGCTAAAGAAGCTAGTGGAGTTGATGGAGAGACAGCTgaaggagcagcaacaaaaggaAGAGCAGGTGAAAGCGCAGCAACTAAAAGAGGAGCAGCAGGTGAAGGAACAGCAGCTAAGGGAACAACAGTTGAAGGAAAAAGAAGTGAGGGAGCAACAACTGAAGGTGCAGCAATTGAAACAAGAAGAGTTGAAGGAACAACAGCTAAAGGAGCAGAAACTGAAGGAGGAACAACAGTTAAGAGAGCAACAGACCAAGGAAAAGGAACCACAGCAGGATGCAGTAGAGACTTCCAGCTGCTCACATGAGACAACATCAATTCACGACGTGTCCAATGGCACTTGGTGCTCTGTATGTAACGAGTGCCGCGACTCGCCGCATGGTTGGGGCAAGTTAACGAAAGCAGATCAGTGGCGCTTCGATAATCTGCAAAACGAATCGCTTCCCAACTACAAATCGACCTATGAGGTACGCAGTCCTTATGTGTCCCGTCAAATATCCTGGGAGGAAACACAGCAAGCACAGCCAGAGCAACAGCCAGAACAGCAACCaaagcagcaattgcaacgtCAGCGAAGCGAGATTGAAATTATTACCACGCCAGCGGCAATCACAGCCAGCTTAGCTCCCGACACCAGAGAGTGGCAGCTGAGTCGCTCGCCAAGTCCTTCGCCACTGCGCAAATATCCTGCGCCTTTGATTGACACCGCGCAACGTTGCAGCTCGCCCTTTGGCCTCAATCCAGTTCAAAGCAGAGCTCTTactccgactccaactccgatTCCTCTAGAAGCCAAGTACACGCATGTGCCGCAGTTGGAGGGACACAATATTGGTCTGCTAGTGCGCACAGCCACCGAACCGCTTCAACTAAGCATGTCCGCCTCATCTTCCATGCTGGCAGCAACACCTCCTGCCACGCCCCGCTGCACTTCGCAACCACCGCCCTTTGAGTTCCTCATGCAACACGGTCTCGGGCCGCAAAACGACTTCAAATCGATTGCAGCCGATCACAGCGAGGAGCAGACGCAATCCACACGCGATTTCAGCATCAATCGATCCTTCGACAATGTTTCGCCTCGTCCTTATATTGGCATTGAAG GTTACAAACGCGTCGCTTGGCCACCAGCCTCTGAGGAGCGCATTGTGCGTGAGTTCACGCCTCAGCCTCAGCAGAGTCCGGCGCCAGGCAGCGGTGGCTAttatcagcaacaacatcagcaacaacatcagcagcaaccaacagcagcagcagcagcggcgccGTCCGCTAGCAGCCTCAATGCTGCACCAGCTCAG CCTCAGCAACTGCAGcctcaactgcagcagcagcagcaacaattgcccTACTCGCAAGATCAGACCGATCAGCAACAGAGCTACCGTGGCGCCAGTCCTGGCATCATAACGCTGCGTAAGGAGGCTCCCGTCTCACAGAAGCCTGCGCCAGTCTACACTTCGCAGCCTGCCGCCGTCAGCTATCAGG GAGGCGGCAAATTGCGCGGAGATTTGAAATGGCCACCACCGGAGTACAAGGAGGCCGCTGTGCGCGAGAACGAGGAACGTCGCCTCTTGGCGTTGGGCCCCGTCTGCCGTCCCCGTAGAGTCAATCGT GACTACACTACCTTCTTTGCCAAGAACCAACTGAACTGCACCTATCCCAGCTACAAGGTGCCACCAGGCACTCAGCACATGTTTGCCTAA
- the LOC132794280 gene encoding plectin isoform X7, which translates to MAGVQRKLVHKQFNSPMGLYSQENVKATLNRELKAFGADGIEIDEQITKPLNLANSAVLRAVEEEEQQVKCGDFQPLSRQSRSRRRGDAVEQSPHHALHQNLLDQIKTQYLSHQHDVTIDRDTVLRINRMSTRRHLHKRDHSWPPVEPESPLEHGSELAIIQGSITPSPTHSIEALREKFNSPTRIVELSPREVRNQRQQLEGKISKSSSNLIKPKSETSLLDQEQPQTAQLKGFSAPETKAADADIGLVAPKCEYYEQLTQQRPSTPSTLKPNTAPYRPRLKRQSYSLDRGRARKRAVALSGAAATELPPPKPRNGGGGGATASAPSTPRVQRRSIKLATELRICYDGDSEEEQQPKATASYDIDLETLPLPALPSTSRGKAATAATATATSLPRKVSAVIDSLALKQQQQLALALATASAPRQVSDVGHRIPVAVAVSAEPATAAAHSGQLEARVQQMYDDACSYLQQDQHQQDITSNMTPSPANQDETPATYVSATSGIKLQRQESIRKPAAIPTPPPLPPPPMRAKRSEEQKARRQGVVYSDSSTQAQQHEAHLEIAQLEAKYAHIQQSITEHLRQIDAYMENAKTALQRSVQATPTPSTPPPERPKTPIQPLSEPWDMFASRQSPILATENPLQAILRQIYCRAAGIQLQPPKEQEPIETVETVALPEENVPIVERALEDLHKIALALDSDEQALHVLQVEHKTTPTAVQAEHVIIVEDEQEPEEEDEEDAADKDCSLDYRHVSDVIANYEQLSAASEIATKQHETQLSTGKERTVKDEARNQFRKLAEAVEVQARKEREAKEWVQKKMVRKQQWEEKVKELKEKEEEEKEQQLKREKELREQELQERKEKEQKEQAKKEKELKEQEQRAIEQLEKKEQQLKEKELKQQELKKLVELMERQLKEQQQKEEQVKAQQLKEEQQVKEQQLREQQLKEKEVREQQLKVQQLKQEELKEQQLKEQKLKEEQQLREQQTKEKEPQQDAVETSSCSHETTSIHDVSNGTWCSVCNECRDSPHGWGKLTKADQWRFDNLQNESLPNYKSTYEVRSPYVSRQISWEETQQAQPEQQPEQQPKQQLQRQRSEIEIITTPAAITASLAPDTREWQLSRSPSPSPLRKYPAPLIDTAQRCSSPFGLNPVQSRALTPTPTPIPLEAKYTHVPQLEGHNIGLLVRTATEPLQLSMSASSSMLAATPPATPRCTSQPPPFEFLMQHGLGPQNDFKSIAADHSEEQTQSTRDFSINRSFDNVSPRPYIGIEGYKRVAWPPASEERIVREFTPQPQQSPAPGSGGYYQQQHQQQHQQQPTAAAAAAPSASSLNAAPAQQYQAPSSDNYQQQQPQQQQPQQPAPQHWQQQQHQQQQPPQQSQYQAPYQTSPYQQQQPQPQQNYAQQNGGANYAQPQYNSYSQPQQLQPQLQQQQQQLPYSQDQTDQQQSYRGASPGIITLRKEAPVSQKPAPVYTSQPAAVSYQGGGKLRGDLKWPPPEYKEAAVRENEERRLLALGPVCRPRRVNRDYTTFFAKNQLNCTYPSYKVPPGTQHMFA; encoded by the exons ATGGCTGGCGTACAACGTAAACTTGTGCACAAGCAATTCAATTCACCCATGGGCCTGTACTCCCAGGAGAACGTAAAGGCCACGCTGAATCGAGAGCTGAAGGCCTTTGGGGCCGACGG GATCGAAATCGACGAACAAATCACAAAACCATTGAACTTGGCCAACTCGGCTGTTCTGCGTGCCGTTGAGGAGGAGGAACAACAAGTCAAATGCG GCGACTTTCAGCCACTGTCCAGGCAAAGTCGCAGCCGTCGTAGGGGTGATGCAGTGGAACAATCGCCACATCATGCACTGCATCAGAATCTGCTGGATCAGATCAAGACACAGTATCTGAGTCATCAGCACGATGTGACCATCGATCGGGACACTGTGCTGCGCATCAATCGCATGTCCACGCGACGTCATCTGCACAAGCGCGATCACAGCTGGCCGCCAGTGGAGCCAGAGTCGCCGTTGGAGCACGGATCAGAGCTGGCTATAATTCAGGGCAGCATAACGCCATCGCCAACGCACAGCATTGAAGCGTTGCGCGAGAAGTTCAACAGTCCCACTAGGATTGTGGAGCTGTCGCCGCGAGAGGTGAGAAACCAGCGACAGCAGCTGGAGGGAAAAatcagcaagagcagcagcaacttaaTCAAGCCTAAGAGTGAAACCTCTTTGCTGGACCAGGAGCAGCCTCAAACAGCGCAATTGAAAGGTTTCTCTGCACCCGAAACCAAGGCAGCGGATGCAGACATTGGTTTGGTGGCACCCAAATGCGAATACTACGAGCAGCTGACCCAACAGCGTCCCAGCACGCCCAGCACCTTGAAGCCCAACACAGCACCGTATCGTCCCAGGCTGAAGCGTCAATCGTATTCGCTGGATCGGGGAAGAGCACGGAAACGAGCTGTTGCCTTGAGCggagcagcagccacagagCTGCCACCGCCGAAGCCACGCaatggaggaggaggaggagcaacagCCAGCGCTCCCAGCACTCCGCGTGTGCAGCGACGCAGCATCAAACTAGCCACCGAGTTGCGCATCTGCtacgacggcgacagcgaggAGGAGCAACAGCCCAAGGCCACTGCCAGCTATGACATCGATTTGGAGACATTGCCGCTGCCAGCGTTGCCATCAACAAGCCGCGGAAAAGCAGccacagctgcaacagcaacagcaaccagctTGCCAAGAAAGGTCTCTGCGGTAATTGACAGCCTGGCacttaagcagcagcagcagctggcccTCGCACTGGCCACCGCAAGTGCTCCACGGCAGGTCAGCGATGTTGGGCATCGCAtaccagttgcagttgcagtcagCGCTGAGCCAGCGACGGCGGCAGCTCATTCCGGGCAACTCGAGGCGCGAGTGCAGCAAATGTACGACGACGCCTGCAGCTATTTGCAGCAGGATCAGCATCAGCAGGATATAACAAGCAACATGACGCCATCGCCAGCTAACCAGGATGAGACACCAGCCACCTATGTGAGCGCCACGAGCGGCATCAAGCTACAGCGCCAAGAGAGCATAAGAAAGCCAGCGGCAATTCCCACGCCACCGCCTTTGCCACCGCCTCCAATGCGTGCCAAGCGCAGCGAGGAACAGAAGGCACGTCGTCAGGGCGTTGTCTACAGCGACAGCTCAACTCAGGCCCAGCAGCATGAGGCACATCTGGAGATTGCCCAGCTGGAGGCCAAGTATGCGCACATACAGCAGTCCATCACTGAGCATCTGCGTCAGATTGATGCGTACATGGAGAATGCCAAGACTGCGCTGCAGCGCAGTGTTCAAGCCACGCCTACACCCAGCACACCGCCCCCAGAGAGACCCAAGACACCCATTCAACCGCTATCCGAACCCTGGGATATGTTCGCCTCACGTCAATCGCCAATACTCGCCACGGAGAATCCTTTGCAGGCCATACTCAGGCAAATCTATTGCCGGGCCGCGGGCATTCAACTGCAGCCGCCCAAGGAGCAGGAGCCCATCGAGACAGTCGAGACGGTGGCACTGCCCGAGGAGAACGTGCCGATTGTGGAGCGTGCTCTCGAGGACCTGCACAAGATTGCCTTGGCACTGGACAGCGATGAGCAGGCGTTGCACGTACTGCAAGTGGAGCACAAGACAACGCCCACAGCGGTCCAAGCAGAGCACGTAATCATTGTGGAGGACGAGCAAGAGCCAGAAGAGGAGGACGAGGAGGATGCGGCAGACAAGGATTGCAGCTTGGACTACAGACATGTGTCCGACGTAATTGCCAACTATGAACAGCTGTCGGCGGCGAGTGAAATTGCCACGAAACAACATGAAACACAGCTGTCGACGGGCAAGGAAAGAACTGTTAAGGATGAGGCCAGAAATCAATTTAGGAAATTAGCTGAAGCGGTGGAGGTGCAGGCTAGAAAGGAGCGGGAGGCCAAGGAATGGGTGCAGAAGAAAATGGTGCGAAAGCAGCAGTGGGAAGAGAAGGTGAAGGAGCTCAAGGAgaaagaggaggaggaaaaaGAGCAACAGTTAAAGAGGGAAAAAGAGCTGAGGGAGCAGGAGCTACAGGAACGGAAAGAAAAGGAACAGAAAGAGCAAGCGAAGAAGGAGAAAGAGCTGAAGGAGCAAGAGCAGCGGGCAATAGAACAGCTGGAAAagaaggagcagcagctgaaagagaaagagctaAAGCAACAGGAGCTAAAGAAGCTAGTGGAGTTGATGGAGAGACAGCTgaaggagcagcaacaaaaggaAGAGCAGGTGAAAGCGCAGCAACTAAAAGAGGAGCAGCAGGTGAAGGAACAGCAGCTAAGGGAACAACAGTTGAAGGAAAAAGAAGTGAGGGAGCAACAACTGAAGGTGCAGCAATTGAAACAAGAAGAGTTGAAGGAACAACAGCTAAAGGAGCAGAAACTGAAGGAGGAACAACAGTTAAGAGAGCAACAGACCAAGGAAAAGGAACCACAGCAGGATGCAGTAGAGACTTCCAGCTGCTCACATGAGACAACATCAATTCACGACGTGTCCAATGGCACTTGGTGCTCTGTATGTAACGAGTGCCGCGACTCGCCGCATGGTTGGGGCAAGTTAACGAAAGCAGATCAGTGGCGCTTCGATAATCTGCAAAACGAATCGCTTCCCAACTACAAATCGACCTATGAGGTACGCAGTCCTTATGTGTCCCGTCAAATATCCTGGGAGGAAACACAGCAAGCACAGCCAGAGCAACAGCCAGAACAGCAACCaaagcagcaattgcaacgtCAGCGAAGCGAGATTGAAATTATTACCACGCCAGCGGCAATCACAGCCAGCTTAGCTCCCGACACCAGAGAGTGGCAGCTGAGTCGCTCGCCAAGTCCTTCGCCACTGCGCAAATATCCTGCGCCTTTGATTGACACCGCGCAACGTTGCAGCTCGCCCTTTGGCCTCAATCCAGTTCAAAGCAGAGCTCTTactccgactccaactccgatTCCTCTAGAAGCCAAGTACACGCATGTGCCGCAGTTGGAGGGACACAATATTGGTCTGCTAGTGCGCACAGCCACCGAACCGCTTCAACTAAGCATGTCCGCCTCATCTTCCATGCTGGCAGCAACACCTCCTGCCACGCCCCGCTGCACTTCGCAACCACCGCCCTTTGAGTTCCTCATGCAACACGGTCTCGGGCCGCAAAACGACTTCAAATCGATTGCAGCCGATCACAGCGAGGAGCAGACGCAATCCACACGCGATTTCAGCATCAATCGATCCTTCGACAATGTTTCGCCTCGTCCTTATATTGGCATTGAAG GTTACAAACGCGTCGCTTGGCCACCAGCCTCTGAGGAGCGCATTGTGCGTGAGTTCACGCCTCAGCCTCAGCAGAGTCCGGCGCCAGGCAGCGGTGGCTAttatcagcaacaacatcagcaacaacatcagcagcaaccaacagcagcagcagcagcggcgccGTCCGCTAGCAGCCTCAATGCTGCACCAGCTCAG caatatcAAGCGCCGTCCAGCGATAactaccagcaacagcagccgcaacagcagcagccacagcagccagCTCCACAGcactggcagcagcaacaacatcagcagcagcaaccaccacAACAGTCGCAATATCAGGCTCCATATCAGACGTCTCCttatcaacagcagcagccacagccacaacaaaaCTATGCACAACAAAATGGTGGTGCTAACTATGCTCAACCACAATACAATTCTTATTCGCAGCCTCAGCAACTGCAGcctcaactgcagcagcagcagcaacaattgcccTACTCGCAAGATCAGACCGATCAGCAACAGAGCTACCGTGGCGCCAGTCCTGGCATCATAACGCTGCGTAAGGAGGCTCCCGTCTCACAGAAGCCTGCGCCAGTCTACACTTCGCAGCCTGCCGCCGTCAGCTATCAGG GAGGCGGCAAATTGCGCGGAGATTTGAAATGGCCACCACCGGAGTACAAGGAGGCCGCTGTGCGCGAGAACGAGGAACGTCGCCTCTTGGCGTTGGGCCCCGTCTGCCGTCCCCGTAGAGTCAATCGT GACTACACTACCTTCTTTGCCAAGAACCAACTGAACTGCACCTATCCCAGCTACAAGGTGCCACCAGGCACTCAGCACATGTTTGCCTAA